Proteins co-encoded in one Waddlia chondrophila WSU 86-1044 genomic window:
- the pnp gene encoding polyribonucleotide nucleotidyltransferase, producing MEKKSMKVVVGEEEITFETGQIARQANGAVVVKSGETMLFCSACATAEPLENVDFLPLRVDYQEKFASAGKTLGGFIKREGRPTERETLVCRLIDRPIRPLFEEGYYQDTQLLSYVWSYDGVNSPDALAICAASAALTISDIPLKKAVGAVRVGMIDGQFILNPTVEHQEKSVLDLMIAGTEDAVLMIEGYCKFLTEEQVIEAISIGHQGIQTICRALENWRQEVGKPKNLSKLKPLAKEVIDAVEELVKDDLNQVLQIVDKKEREEAFDQIKKRVNETLCPEGEEAPKFEALEVAKAFKKVSSGHMRRMIVKENKRSDGRATNQVRPIWIEQGLLPRTHGCSLFTRGETQTVAICTLGGNNMAQRYEDLNGEGSRSFYLQYFFPPFSVGEVGRVGPPGRREVGHGKLAERALASILPSKEEFPYTIRLESNITESNGSSSMASVCGGCLAMMDAGVPITRPVSGIAMGLILEENHYTILSDILGIEDALGDMDFKVTGDKNGITAFQMDIKVEGITIDIMRAALAQAKEGRIHILEKMFEACPEPKKQMSKYAPRIEVLKVKPSKIGTIIGPGGKQIRAIIEETGAEIDIDDEGFVTISSSNLDGLQKAKRIIEDLTAEVEIGKVYEGKITSVVPFGIFVEILPGKEGLCHISEFDTQRTNDLNEVVKVGDNVRVKVMDINERGQLVLSRKVLLVSK from the coding sequence ATGGAAAAAAAATCGATGAAAGTTGTCGTAGGAGAAGAAGAAATCACCTTCGAAACAGGACAGATCGCCCGCCAAGCCAATGGCGCTGTTGTTGTAAAATCTGGCGAAACGATGCTGTTTTGCAGCGCATGCGCAACAGCCGAGCCTCTTGAAAACGTGGACTTTCTTCCTTTGCGAGTCGACTACCAGGAAAAATTTGCTTCAGCAGGGAAAACGCTTGGCGGATTTATCAAGCGGGAAGGAAGGCCGACGGAACGGGAAACTCTCGTTTGCCGTTTAATCGACAGACCGATCCGCCCTCTATTTGAAGAGGGATATTATCAAGATACTCAGCTATTGAGCTACGTATGGTCTTATGATGGAGTCAATTCCCCGGATGCGTTGGCAATCTGTGCGGCATCGGCGGCATTGACCATCTCTGATATCCCGCTTAAAAAAGCGGTCGGAGCTGTTCGCGTTGGCATGATCGACGGACAATTTATCCTCAATCCGACAGTGGAACATCAAGAAAAATCCGTACTCGATCTGATGATTGCCGGAACAGAAGATGCTGTTTTGATGATTGAAGGCTACTGCAAATTCCTAACGGAAGAGCAGGTGATCGAAGCGATTTCGATTGGACATCAGGGAATCCAAACGATCTGCCGCGCTCTTGAGAACTGGAGACAGGAGGTCGGCAAGCCGAAAAACCTCAGCAAACTCAAGCCTTTAGCAAAAGAGGTGATCGACGCCGTTGAAGAACTTGTCAAAGACGATTTGAATCAAGTGCTTCAAATCGTTGATAAGAAGGAACGGGAAGAAGCGTTTGATCAAATCAAAAAAAGGGTGAATGAAACGCTTTGTCCAGAAGGAGAAGAAGCTCCTAAATTCGAAGCTCTTGAGGTAGCAAAGGCGTTTAAAAAAGTCTCTTCGGGCCATATGCGACGCATGATTGTCAAAGAGAACAAAAGAAGCGATGGACGTGCAACAAACCAAGTGCGCCCGATCTGGATCGAGCAAGGCTTGCTGCCTCGTACGCATGGGTGCTCTTTGTTTACCAGAGGTGAAACTCAAACAGTTGCCATCTGTACTCTAGGCGGCAATAACATGGCGCAGCGTTATGAGGATCTCAACGGCGAAGGTTCCCGTTCTTTTTATCTTCAATATTTCTTCCCTCCATTTTCTGTTGGCGAAGTGGGACGTGTCGGCCCTCCTGGAAGACGGGAAGTTGGTCATGGGAAACTCGCTGAGCGGGCATTAGCAAGCATTCTTCCAAGTAAAGAGGAATTCCCCTACACGATCCGCCTTGAGTCAAACATCACCGAATCCAACGGTTCCTCCTCAATGGCTTCTGTTTGCGGCGGCTGCCTGGCGATGATGGATGCAGGAGTTCCAATCACTCGTCCTGTATCGGGAATCGCAATGGGTCTGATCCTTGAAGAAAACCATTACACGATCTTATCGGACATTCTCGGCATCGAAGACGCTCTTGGAGATATGGACTTTAAGGTGACTGGAGACAAAAATGGGATCACTGCTTTTCAAATGGACATCAAAGTTGAAGGGATCACGATCGATATTATGCGGGCAGCTCTTGCTCAGGCAAAAGAGGGACGTATCCATATACTTGAAAAAATGTTTGAAGCGTGCCCTGAGCCGAAAAAACAGATGTCGAAATATGCACCAAGAATCGAAGTGCTTAAAGTTAAACCGAGCAAAATCGGGACAATTATCGGGCCTGGCGGCAAGCAGATCCGAGCGATCATTGAGGAGACTGGAGCAGAGATCGATATTGATGATGAAGGATTTGTCACCATATCCTCCTCTAATCTTGACGGCTTGCAAAAAGCAAAAAGAATCATCGAAGACCTGACTGCTGAAGTTGAGATTGGTAAAGTCTATGAAGGAAAAATCACGTCTGTGGTTCCTTTCGGAATTTTTGTCGAAATCCTTCCCGGAAAAGAGGGACTTTGCCACATTTCTGAATTCGACACTCAACGCACTAATGACTTGAACGAGGTGGTTAAAGTCGGCGACAATGTCCGTGTTAAAGTGATGGACATCAACGAGCGTGGACAACTTGTCCTCAGTAGAAAAGTTCTTCTTGTAAGCAAGTAG
- the rpsO gene encoding 30S ribosomal protein S15: MSLDKGTKEEITKKFQLHEKDTGSADVQIAILTERIAELTEHLKRSPKDHASRLALLKLVGQRRRLLDYLNSTDTVRYQSLIKKLKLRR, encoded by the coding sequence ATGTCATTAGACAAAGGCACAAAAGAAGAAATTACCAAGAAATTTCAGCTACACGAAAAAGACACCGGATCCGCTGACGTTCAAATCGCAATTTTAACTGAAAGAATTGCTGAGTTGACCGAACATTTGAAGCGCTCCCCGAAAGACCACGCTTCAAGGCTGGCCCTACTAAAGCTGGTAGGTCAAAGGCGTCGTCTTCTAGACTACCTGAATTCCACCGATACGGTGCGATACCAAAGCTTGATCAAAAAGCTAAAATTAAGAAGATAA
- the tadA gene encoding tRNA adenosine(34) deaminase TadA, whose product MNETLKEHFPFRIQPANEDETYMLAALKEAWKAFVKGEVPVGAILVKEGKVIARGHNQVEMLRDATAHAEMLCITVAEAAEDNWRLNGATLYCTIEPCSMCAGAMLLSRVSTLVWGAPDIRHGANGSWVNLFGKPHPTHEIQVRNGILADFCAMLMQDFFKKRRLENKNNELGKNP is encoded by the coding sequence ATGAATGAGACTTTAAAAGAACATTTTCCCTTTCGTATTCAACCTGCTAATGAAGATGAAACGTACATGCTGGCCGCGCTTAAAGAGGCGTGGAAGGCTTTTGTCAAAGGAGAGGTGCCTGTTGGGGCTATCCTTGTGAAGGAGGGGAAGGTGATCGCCCGCGGCCACAATCAGGTGGAAATGCTCCGCGATGCGACTGCACATGCAGAAATGTTATGCATTACTGTTGCTGAAGCCGCTGAAGATAATTGGAGGCTGAACGGGGCGACACTCTATTGCACGATTGAGCCTTGCAGTATGTGTGCCGGCGCCATGCTTCTCTCTCGCGTAAGCACTCTTGTTTGGGGGGCTCCGGATATTCGCCACGGAGCAAACGGAAGCTGGGTGAATCTCTTCGGCAAACCCCATCCGACACATGAAATACAAGTGAGGAATGGGATCTTAGCCGATTTTTGCGCAATGCTGATGCAGGATTTTTTCAAAAAAAGGCGATTGGAGAATAAAAATAATGAATTGGGAAAAAATCCATGA
- a CDS encoding rhomboid family intramembrane serine protease codes for MTMTTSSFRLGPEFTPAAVRKLMIYTLCMSIGSVFFNPFFTQIFGIPGPQEWFSLSWWGLQHYLLWQPFTYLFIHPIGYGGIGFSYFIGLIFNLYILWVMGSEICQRINEKSFTRFYLICGIISGIAILFFMPVIGQYAVLTGPVSSIIAILIIWAFLNPEQELLLFFLLPVKAKWLSLGILGVALLVSISGLQFISFFHYFFGAVSGYLYGLIIWGIHSPFPFMYKTELAIIRASQKVRQQILRKKSTSKSKVVNIQTGEPDDDEAFVDSILEKISKYGESSLSFSERKRMKAISEKKSKY; via the coding sequence ATGACAATGACAACCTCTTCATTCCGCCTAGGGCCGGAATTCACTCCGGCAGCTGTCCGCAAGTTGATGATTTACACCTTATGCATGAGCATAGGGTCGGTTTTTTTCAACCCGTTCTTTACGCAAATTTTTGGAATTCCTGGACCGCAGGAATGGTTTAGCCTGTCTTGGTGGGGCCTTCAACATTATCTGCTGTGGCAGCCATTCACTTACCTTTTCATCCATCCGATCGGATACGGCGGCATCGGATTTTCCTATTTTATCGGCCTAATTTTCAATCTCTACATTCTTTGGGTCATGGGAAGCGAGATTTGCCAGCGCATCAATGAAAAATCTTTTACACGCTTTTATCTAATCTGTGGAATCATCAGTGGAATTGCAATACTGTTTTTCATGCCCGTCATCGGCCAATACGCCGTTCTAACAGGCCCTGTGTCTTCAATTATAGCCATCTTGATCATTTGGGCTTTTCTAAATCCGGAGCAGGAACTCCTTCTTTTCTTTCTCCTTCCAGTCAAGGCGAAATGGCTCTCCCTTGGAATTTTAGGAGTTGCACTGCTTGTCAGCATCTCCGGTTTACAATTCATCTCCTTTTTCCACTATTTTTTCGGCGCCGTTTCCGGCTATCTCTACGGTCTAATCATCTGGGGCATCCACAGCCCATTTCCATTCATGTATAAGACCGAGCTTGCAATCATTAGGGCTTCGCAAAAAGTACGCCAACAAATCCTCCGCAAAAAGAGCACTTCCAAAAGCAAAGTGGTCAATATTCAAACTGGCGAACCCGATGATGATGAGGCGTTTGTTGATTCCATATTGGAAAAAATCTCTAAATACGGAGAAAGCTCCCTATCTTTCAGCGAAAGAAAACGGATGAAAGCAATTTCTGAAAAAAAGTCCAAATATTGA
- a CDS encoding type B 50S ribosomal protein L31, translating to MKQDTHPEYQDVLFVDSSTGVKFICGSTLKSDKTETFEGKEYPVCNVSVSSASHPFFTGSTQFVDAEGRVDKFKKRYAVTRKKKAQD from the coding sequence ATGAAGCAAGATACACATCCTGAATACCAAGACGTTCTATTCGTGGATTCTTCCACAGGAGTCAAATTTATTTGCGGATCAACTTTGAAATCAGATAAAACCGAAACGTTTGAAGGAAAAGAATATCCTGTCTGCAACGTTTCAGTTTCTTCCGCATCTCATCCCTTTTTCACTGGAAGCACGCAATTTGTCGACGCCGAAGGACGGGTTGATAAATTTAAAAAGCGTTATGCAGTCACTCGTAAAAAGAAAGCTCAAGATTAG
- the prfA gene encoding peptide chain release factor 1 translates to MKNKVEEMLNRLPELEELLGQPDVVNDQKRYRLLTQEHAHLSQLKQVYEDLISSRKELSDNEEMFASEEDAEFIKVLEEDIERLTKKTGELQKKLETLIVPPDPKDNKNTILELRAGTGGDEAALFVGDCVRMYKMFADERGWKYEELASSPSDAGGFKEYMMALSGPNVYRYLKYEGGTHRVQRVPETETQGRVHTSAITVAVLLEPDEDSEVQIDEKDLRVDTYRASGAGGQHVNTTDSAVRLTHIPTGIVAYCSEERSQHKNRDKAMRLLKAKIMEIEAQKKFEERASERASQVGSGDRSERIRTYNFPQNRITDHRINLTKYNLDKVMEGDLEEIVNAIVAHFYQKNFET, encoded by the coding sequence ATGAAAAATAAAGTGGAGGAGATGCTCAACCGGCTCCCGGAATTAGAGGAACTTCTTGGCCAGCCTGATGTCGTTAACGATCAGAAGCGTTACCGCCTGCTTACGCAAGAGCATGCGCATCTCTCTCAACTCAAGCAGGTCTATGAAGATCTAATCTCCAGCCGTAAAGAACTTTCGGATAATGAGGAGATGTTTGCTTCGGAAGAGGATGCTGAATTTATCAAAGTTCTCGAAGAAGATATTGAGCGTCTCACAAAAAAAACCGGAGAACTTCAGAAGAAGCTGGAAACCCTTATTGTTCCTCCAGATCCCAAAGACAATAAAAATACCATCCTTGAGCTTCGTGCGGGAACCGGCGGTGATGAGGCAGCTCTTTTTGTCGGCGACTGCGTGAGGATGTACAAAATGTTTGCTGACGAAAGGGGATGGAAATACGAGGAATTAGCCAGCAGCCCTTCCGATGCAGGGGGATTTAAGGAATACATGATGGCCTTAAGCGGTCCCAATGTCTACCGCTACTTGAAATATGAAGGGGGGACGCACCGTGTTCAGCGTGTTCCTGAAACGGAAACGCAAGGAAGAGTGCACACTTCCGCTATTACAGTGGCAGTCTTGTTGGAGCCTGACGAGGATTCTGAGGTGCAGATTGACGAGAAAGATTTGCGGGTCGATACCTACCGCGCTTCCGGCGCTGGCGGGCAGCACGTTAACACCACAGACAGTGCTGTAAGACTTACTCATATACCGACAGGAATCGTAGCTTATTGTTCAGAAGAGCGCAGTCAGCACAAAAATCGCGACAAGGCAATGCGCTTGCTAAAAGCGAAGATCATGGAGATCGAGGCACAGAAAAAATTTGAGGAGCGCGCATCGGAACGTGCTTCTCAAGTAGGTTCCGGAGATCGCTCAGAGAGGATCCGCACCTACAATTTTCCTCAAAATAGGATTACCGATCATCGCATCAATTTGACTAAGTATAACTTAGACAAAGTGATGGAGGGAGATTTGGAAGAGATCGTCAATGCGATTGTCGCCCATTTTTATCAGAAAAATTTCGAGACATGA
- the prmC gene encoding peptide chain release factor N(5)-glutamine methyltransferase, with amino-acid sequence MIAKEALDKCIVFFREKNLSHPRKEAATIIGDALGMKPLELYMQHDRPLTDSELKRCREAIARRVKGEPNQYIRGIVDFFDCVLTVDKRVLIPRMETEILVDKIVKELENEDLKGKTLWDVCTGSGCIGIAIKKKFPELEVALSDLSADALEAASENAVKNGVDVRIVKGDLLEPFKGERADFIVSNPPYIREEEFSTLAVEVKNFEPKMALVSGETGLEIYRRFNEELPGFLKAGGRIWMEIGMGQGEDIVKIFSGENWENVWFEQDWSQLDRFFYATRKSP; translated from the coding sequence ATGATTGCGAAGGAAGCTCTCGATAAATGCATTGTTTTTTTTAGGGAGAAGAATTTATCGCATCCCCGTAAAGAAGCGGCCACCATTATTGGAGATGCGTTGGGAATGAAGCCTCTTGAACTCTACATGCAGCATGATCGCCCTTTGACCGATAGTGAATTGAAGAGATGCCGTGAGGCGATCGCCAGACGTGTCAAAGGAGAGCCGAACCAGTATATTCGGGGAATTGTCGATTTTTTTGACTGCGTGTTAACTGTGGACAAAAGGGTATTAATCCCTCGAATGGAAACAGAGATTCTAGTGGACAAGATTGTTAAAGAGCTTGAGAACGAGGATCTTAAAGGAAAAACTCTTTGGGATGTATGTACCGGTTCGGGCTGTATCGGGATTGCTATTAAAAAAAAGTTTCCCGAGCTTGAAGTTGCCTTGTCGGATCTTTCTGCAGATGCACTGGAGGCCGCTTCTGAAAATGCTGTGAAAAATGGAGTTGATGTTCGGATCGTCAAAGGAGATCTGCTCGAGCCTTTTAAAGGAGAACGCGCTGATTTTATAGTTTCGAATCCTCCTTATATTAGAGAAGAGGAATTTTCAACCCTTGCCGTGGAGGTGAAGAATTTTGAACCGAAAATGGCTTTGGTTTCAGGAGAGACGGGGCTTGAAATCTATCGACGATTCAACGAAGAGCTCCCGGGCTTTTTGAAGGCGGGAGGCCGGATTTGGATGGAGATCGGAATGGGGCAAGGAGAAGATATCGTCAAAATTTTCTCCGGAGAAAATTGGGAAAATGTTTGGTTCGAGCAAGATTGGAGCCAATTGGACCGATTCTTCTATGCAACGCGAAAAAGCCCTTGA
- the ffh gene encoding signal recognition particle protein gives MLGALTDKMQDLFSKITGKSKLTEENIAEAVSEVRLALLEADVNYSVAKVLVKRLKEKSLGDAVLKSISPGQQFIKIVHDELIELMGGEEAPLDLKSKPAVVMMCGLQGSGKTTQCAKLANYLKKQKKCRQPLLAACDLQRPAAIEQLKTLGGKIGVPVFSIPNENSPVKVAKAALERARQEGFDLLILDTAGRLHIDDELMDQLQQIKQATKPHEILFVANAATGQDAVTVASEFNQKVEVTGTILTMLDSNTRGGAAISIREVTGKPLKFEGVGEKIDDIQPFNPNSMADRILGMGDTINLVRKAEEHIDEKEAKKLEEKIRKATFTYEDYLKQIQMVKKMGSFKSLLGMLPGMSKMKEMEIDDKEFFKVEAIIQSMTLNERICKCDLSIPRRKRIARGSGTAIDDINRLVKSFKKAKQFFKNMPNMKQLEKLMGGSQWR, from the coding sequence ATGCTGGGCGCTTTAACAGATAAAATGCAAGATCTCTTCTCGAAAATTACAGGGAAGAGCAAGTTGACTGAAGAGAATATTGCGGAAGCGGTCTCTGAAGTGCGGTTGGCCCTGCTTGAAGCTGATGTGAACTATTCTGTCGCCAAAGTTTTAGTGAAGCGGTTAAAGGAAAAATCGTTGGGCGATGCCGTGCTCAAATCGATCTCTCCCGGTCAGCAGTTCATCAAAATCGTACACGACGAGCTGATTGAACTCATGGGCGGAGAAGAGGCGCCCCTCGATCTTAAATCGAAACCCGCAGTCGTGATGATGTGCGGCCTCCAAGGATCGGGAAAGACAACGCAGTGCGCCAAATTGGCTAATTATCTTAAAAAGCAAAAAAAATGCCGTCAACCTTTGTTGGCAGCTTGCGACCTGCAGCGTCCGGCTGCAATCGAACAGTTGAAAACCTTAGGCGGCAAGATTGGGGTTCCGGTATTTTCTATTCCTAACGAGAATAGTCCTGTAAAAGTTGCCAAGGCTGCTTTAGAGCGCGCGCGACAGGAAGGATTCGATCTGCTGATTCTCGACACTGCCGGAAGGTTGCATATCGATGACGAACTGATGGATCAGCTTCAACAGATCAAGCAAGCGACAAAACCGCATGAGATTCTGTTTGTGGCAAATGCTGCGACAGGGCAGGACGCTGTCACAGTGGCGAGCGAATTCAATCAAAAGGTTGAGGTAACCGGAACGATTCTGACAATGCTCGACAGCAACACGCGCGGGGGAGCGGCGATTTCGATCAGGGAAGTGACGGGAAAGCCTTTGAAGTTCGAAGGCGTGGGAGAGAAAATTGATGATATTCAGCCTTTCAATCCCAATTCGATGGCTGACAGAATTCTTGGAATGGGCGATACGATCAATCTTGTGCGTAAAGCAGAAGAGCATATTGATGAGAAGGAAGCGAAAAAGCTTGAAGAGAAAATCCGCAAGGCGACATTTACTTATGAAGACTATCTCAAGCAAATTCAAATGGTAAAAAAAATGGGATCGTTTAAAAGCCTGCTTGGAATGCTTCCTGGAATGAGCAAAATGAAAGAGATGGAGATCGATGATAAGGAATTTTTTAAAGTTGAAGCGATCATCCAATCCATGACTCTGAATGAAAGAATTTGTAAATGCGATCTCTCGATTCCCCGAAGAAAAAGAATTGCGAGGGGAAGCGGGACTGCAATCGATGATATCAACCGTTTGGTTAAATCATTTAAAAAAGCAAAACAATTTTTTAAGAACATGCCAAATATGAAACAATTAGAAAAATTAATGGGAGGCTCCCAATGGCGTTAA
- the rpsP gene encoding 30S ribosomal protein S16, with protein MALKIRLRQQGRAKRPFYRVVVTDSRSPRDGRYVETVGWYNPLESEAEKNLNIKGDRVEHWIGQGAILTEKAHALVARANPEIVKTIKDKELARKQKTVAKRKARKAAK; from the coding sequence ATGGCGTTAAAAATTCGTCTTCGTCAACAAGGTCGTGCGAAGCGTCCTTTCTACCGCGTTGTTGTTACAGACAGTCGCAGTCCACGTGATGGACGTTATGTAGAAACGGTCGGCTGGTACAATCCTTTGGAATCTGAAGCAGAAAAAAATCTAAATATTAAAGGCGATCGCGTTGAGCACTGGATTGGCCAGGGGGCGATTTTAACAGAAAAAGCGCATGCGCTTGTTGCCAGGGCAAATCCTGAGATTGTAAAAACGATTAAGGATAAAGAATTGGCTCGCAAACAAAAAACGGTAGCGAAAAGGAAAGCGCGCAAAGCCGCTAAGTAG
- the rplS gene encoding 50S ribosomal protein L19 — translation MSKASVIQRLEKTQLKKDIPDFRVGDTIKVHTRIIEGEKERIQVFTGTVIARTGGGLSETFSLHRVAYGEGMERVFPLHSPRIAKIEVIRQGHVRRAKLYYLRGTSGKKAKVRARVTQRREYVRNDEVVPAEDEIKEEIAAVSAVEAETKVEAHKEEAAGGNAKEEENASS, via the coding sequence ATGAGTAAAGCATCAGTCATTCAAAGACTGGAAAAAACACAGCTGAAGAAAGATATTCCCGATTTCCGCGTTGGCGATACGATTAAAGTACACACGAGGATTATTGAGGGAGAAAAAGAGCGTATCCAGGTTTTTACGGGTACGGTGATCGCTAGGACTGGAGGAGGTCTTTCCGAGACATTTTCTCTCCACCGCGTGGCATATGGAGAAGGAATGGAGCGCGTTTTTCCGTTGCACAGCCCTAGAATCGCTAAAATTGAAGTGATCAGGCAGGGACATGTACGCCGTGCAAAGCTCTACTATCTGCGTGGCACTTCAGGTAAGAAGGCGAAGGTGCGTGCCCGCGTGACACAAAGACGGGAATATGTCAGGAATGATGAAGTTGTTCCTGCAGAAGACGAAATCAAGGAAGAGATTGCCGCAGTATCAGCCGTTGAAGCGGAGACTAAAGTTGAAGCTCACAAAGAAGAAGCTGCTGGTGGCAACGCAAAGGAAGAAGAAAACGCCTCTTCCTGA
- a CDS encoding ribonuclease HII, which translates to MKLTKKKLLVATQRKKKTPLPDSEEFLLDFSHYENEARRMGYSHPAGIDEAGRGPLAGPVVASACILPAGYHLSGLNDSKKLTPLQRKRFFEVLTQDPNVCIGIGIATHEEIDTVNVLEATKLAMCKAVDMLKPQPDFLLIDAVKLSEQPIPFLNLIKGDCRVQAIAAASVIAKETRDRIMDEYDVKWPMYGFGRHKGYGTEAHREAIKRHGPCPIHRKTFEPIKSMP; encoded by the coding sequence TTGAAGCTCACAAAGAAGAAGCTGCTGGTGGCAACGCAAAGGAAGAAGAAAACGCCTCTTCCTGATTCGGAAGAGTTTCTTCTCGATTTTTCCCACTATGAAAATGAAGCTCGTCGCATGGGGTATTCCCATCCGGCGGGCATCGATGAAGCAGGACGCGGACCTCTTGCGGGACCCGTTGTCGCTTCTGCTTGCATTCTCCCTGCCGGATATCATCTGTCCGGTCTTAACGACAGTAAAAAGTTAACTCCCTTGCAGCGCAAGCGTTTCTTTGAGGTTTTGACTCAAGATCCCAATGTCTGCATCGGCATTGGAATAGCGACTCATGAAGAGATCGATACTGTTAATGTTTTAGAGGCGACTAAACTTGCGATGTGCAAGGCGGTTGATATGCTGAAGCCGCAACCCGATTTTTTACTGATTGATGCGGTCAAGTTGTCAGAGCAGCCGATTCCATTTTTGAATTTGATTAAAGGCGATTGCCGCGTACAGGCGATTGCCGCAGCTTCCGTGATTGCCAAGGAAACACGGGATAGAATCATGGATGAGTATGACGTCAAATGGCCGATGTATGGGTTTGGAAGACATAAAGGGTACGGGACGGAAGCGCATCGCGAGGCAATTAAACGCCATGGACCATGCCCGATTCATCGCAAAACCTTCGAGCCTATCAAGTCAATGCCTTAG